A single region of the Nocardioides aquaticus genome encodes:
- a CDS encoding SRPBCC family protein yields MSETSIRSHQESLTVEASAETLYDLVSDITRTGEWSPVCTSCWWDDDAEAGQVGAWFTGRNELPDRTWETRSTVVAAERGREFAWVVGGSYVRWGFTFDPAPTSTTITESWEFLPGGIAMFEEKFGDRAEAEIADRTQQALHGIPETLAAIKRIAESSTGAGQGTRS; encoded by the coding sequence ATGAGCGAGACGAGCATCCGCAGCCACCAGGAGTCCCTCACCGTCGAGGCGTCGGCCGAGACCCTCTACGACCTGGTCTCCGACATCACCCGGACCGGCGAGTGGAGCCCGGTCTGCACGTCCTGCTGGTGGGACGACGACGCCGAGGCGGGTCAGGTCGGCGCCTGGTTCACCGGCCGCAACGAGCTCCCGGACCGGACGTGGGAGACCCGGTCGACGGTGGTCGCGGCCGAGCGCGGGCGCGAGTTCGCCTGGGTCGTGGGCGGCAGCTACGTCCGCTGGGGCTTCACCTTCGACCCCGCCCCGACAAGCACCACGATCACCGAGTCGTGGGAGTTCCTGCCCGGCGGGATCGCCATGTTCGAGGAGAAGTTCGGCGACCGGGCGGAGGCCGAGATCGCCGACCGCACGCAGCAGGCCCTCCACGGCATCCCCGAGACGCTGGCCGCGATCAAGCGGATCGCCGAGTCGTCCACCGGCGCAGGACAGGGCACCCGGTCCTGA
- a CDS encoding DEAD/DEAH box helicase — MPSRRPSPARRRGTSSRRSGKRPRPLPTAGPGERLWVLDVPYGTQVDGAAWHPAVRSHLYVGRDLPAHLAPYAPGPYTLGRFVENTLNPESPTPSPAPTDALEPRRIQFEAADAIAARAEAGGRQFLLADEPGVGKTISAVLGATAVGDLRGARRVLVVADRPAAITIGHWCRTIAALGDGGLEWVVITWDRLEKVTDHPWDVIIADEAHALRRTTTKRWKHWARISGHGKPHDTAPFVIATTATPGHTPLELPYLAPAYAQVLDEPMKEWTSAAHPGATFASALDRHGVGVEQQGRSGATWTTDPARRAADLKLVRGWLADERPPAMLHRAAPWGPVPISGMPVALTPTERRAYEAEWGEFCREMDLARRGRSVSKGRAALLRFRQKAGLIRVESTVDWIAQQVQAERQVACSVEFVATAADPIADRLRDAGIEVATIYGRDRFDPEAERLRFQTGQAKVCVFTTVASISLHAGETLPDGHQASTEPRVGVFHQARFSGIAARQVTGRTHRDHQVSPWHIAYAEGTVEEQVGKVMVERIAAASDTVGGDTAGLTDVAELLGVEWLPAAALTEDDT, encoded by the coding sequence GTGCCCAGCCGACGCCCCTCCCCCGCGCGTCGACGCGGCACGTCGTCCCGCCGCAGCGGCAAGCGTCCGCGACCGTTGCCGACCGCCGGGCCGGGCGAGCGGCTGTGGGTGCTCGACGTCCCTTACGGGACCCAGGTCGACGGTGCCGCCTGGCACCCGGCGGTCAGGTCGCACCTGTACGTCGGGCGTGACCTTCCTGCGCATCTCGCGCCGTACGCTCCCGGTCCGTACACGCTGGGTCGGTTCGTCGAGAACACGCTGAACCCGGAGAGCCCCACGCCGTCCCCCGCACCGACCGACGCGCTCGAGCCCCGGCGGATCCAGTTCGAGGCCGCCGACGCGATCGCGGCGCGCGCCGAGGCGGGCGGACGACAGTTCCTGCTGGCCGACGAGCCCGGCGTCGGCAAGACGATCTCCGCGGTCCTCGGGGCGACGGCGGTGGGCGACCTCCGCGGCGCGCGGCGGGTGCTGGTCGTCGCCGACCGGCCCGCCGCGATCACGATCGGCCACTGGTGCCGCACCATCGCAGCCCTGGGCGACGGCGGCCTCGAGTGGGTCGTGATCACCTGGGACCGCCTCGAGAAGGTCACCGACCACCCGTGGGACGTGATCATCGCCGACGAGGCCCACGCGCTGCGGCGGACCACGACGAAGCGGTGGAAGCACTGGGCGAGGATCTCGGGGCACGGGAAGCCCCACGACACGGCGCCGTTCGTCATCGCGACCACCGCGACGCCCGGACACACGCCGCTGGAGCTGCCGTACCTCGCTCCGGCCTACGCGCAGGTGCTCGACGAGCCGATGAAGGAGTGGACCTCGGCCGCGCACCCCGGGGCGACGTTCGCCAGCGCGCTCGATCGCCACGGCGTCGGCGTGGAGCAGCAGGGGCGCTCCGGCGCGACCTGGACCACCGACCCGGCGCGGCGCGCCGCGGACCTCAAGCTCGTCCGCGGCTGGCTCGCCGACGAGCGGCCCCCGGCGATGCTGCACCGCGCCGCGCCGTGGGGACCCGTGCCGATCTCCGGCATGCCGGTCGCGCTCACGCCGACCGAGCGGCGCGCGTACGAGGCCGAGTGGGGCGAGTTCTGCCGCGAGATGGACCTCGCGCGACGCGGTCGCAGCGTCTCGAAGGGGCGGGCCGCGCTGCTGCGCTTCCGGCAGAAGGCCGGACTGATCCGGGTCGAGTCGACCGTCGACTGGATCGCCCAGCAGGTCCAGGCCGAGCGGCAGGTGGCGTGCTCGGTCGAGTTCGTCGCGACCGCCGCCGACCCGATCGCCGACCGGCTGCGCGACGCCGGGATCGAGGTGGCCACGATCTACGGCCGCGACCGGTTCGACCCCGAGGCCGAGCGGCTCCGGTTCCAGACCGGGCAGGCGAAGGTCTGCGTGTTCACCACGGTCGCCTCGATCAGCCTGCACGCCGGCGAGACCCTCCCCGACGGTCACCAGGCGAGCACCGAGCCGCGGGTCGGCGTCTTCCACCAGGCCCGCTTCTCCGGCATCGCCGCGCGCCAGGTCACCGGCCGCACCCACCGCGACCACCAGGTCTCGCCGTGGCACATCGCCTACGCCGAGGGCACCGTCGAGGAGCAGGTCGGCAAGGTGATGGTGGAGCGGATCGCCGCCGCGTCCGACACGGTCGGCGGTGACACCGCCGGTCTCACCGACGTCGCCGAGCTGCTCGGGGTCGAGTGGCTGCCGGCCGCGGCCCTGACCGAGGACGACACCTGA
- a CDS encoding transglycosylase family protein yields MPAIHAASTASRLLVSALGSAALAASLLTVAAPAADAHTGPNRWECLAHYESTHRWQVNTGNGHYGGLQFSLSTWRYYGGPNYSKNAYPHKATRAEQIKIAKRVAFRGWGDRKPQGGASAWPNTWPRCS; encoded by the coding sequence ATGCCTGCGATCCACGCTGCCTCCACCGCCTCACGCCTGCTCGTCTCGGCCCTGGGCTCCGCCGCGCTCGCCGCCTCGCTGCTCACCGTGGCCGCGCCGGCCGCCGACGCCCACACCGGCCCGAACCGGTGGGAGTGCCTCGCCCACTACGAGTCCACCCACCGGTGGCAGGTGAACACGGGGAACGGGCACTACGGGGGCCTCCAGTTCTCGTTGTCGACCTGGCGCTACTACGGCGGCCCCAACTACTCGAAGAACGCCTACCCCCACAAGGCCACCCGGGCAGAGCAGATCAAGATCGCCAAGCGCGTCGCCTTCCGCGGGTGGGGGGACCGGAAGCCGCAGGGCGGTGCGTCGGCCTGGCCGAACACCTGGCCCCGCTGCTCCTGA
- a CDS encoding SRPBCC family protein, with the protein MPITSVNRDPASLTMTVVADFAADLQRLWQVYVDPRQLERFWGPPDYPSTFTRHDAAPGGRSTYRMTGPDGQTHGGYWEWISVDPLTSFEVRDGFASPDGEPNPQMPSMRMHFLFEERGTGSRVTTTTYFATLEELEQLVEMGMEEGLRAAMGQMDTVLADLTAFAAGDGTVCQILSETQARITRVIHGPIETVWQAHHDAALMRRWLLGPDGWTMPVCDVATTVGEKYRYEWEPAAGTAGERFGFEGELLESVRPYRAVTTEQMIGMPGDGTLNELTLTPVPEGTLLAVVVTFPDAATRDAILATGMVDGMETSYARLERDVIG; encoded by the coding sequence ATGCCCATCACCTCGGTGAACCGAGACCCTGCGTCCCTGACCATGACCGTGGTCGCCGACTTCGCAGCCGACCTGCAGCGCCTCTGGCAGGTCTACGTCGACCCGCGTCAGCTGGAGCGCTTCTGGGGCCCGCCCGACTACCCCTCCACGTTCACCCGTCACGACGCCGCCCCCGGCGGACGCTCGACGTACCGGATGACCGGTCCGGACGGGCAGACCCACGGCGGCTACTGGGAATGGATCTCGGTCGATCCGCTCACGAGCTTCGAGGTCCGCGACGGCTTCGCCTCGCCTGACGGCGAGCCGAACCCCCAGATGCCCTCCATGCGGATGCACTTCCTCTTCGAGGAGCGCGGAACGGGGTCGCGGGTCACCACGACGACCTACTTCGCCACGCTCGAGGAGCTCGAGCAGCTCGTCGAGATGGGCATGGAGGAGGGGCTGCGGGCGGCGATGGGCCAGATGGACACGGTTCTCGCAGACCTGACGGCGTTCGCCGCCGGGGACGGCACGGTGTGCCAGATCCTGTCCGAGACGCAGGCACGCATCACTCGAGTCATCCACGGGCCGATCGAGACGGTGTGGCAGGCACACCACGACGCCGCACTGATGCGACGGTGGCTCCTCGGGCCGGACGGGTGGACGATGCCGGTCTGCGACGTCGCCACCACGGTCGGCGAGAAGTACCGCTACGAGTGGGAGCCGGCCGCCGGCACCGCCGGGGAGCGCTTCGGCTTCGAGGGCGAGCTCCTGGAGTCCGTCCGACCGTACCGAGCCGTGACCACCGAGCAGATGATCGGGATGCCGGGCGACGGCACCCTCAACGAGCTCACGCTCACCCCGGTCCCCGAGGGCACCCTGCTGGCGGTGGTCGTCACCTTCCCCGACGCTGCGACCCGGGACGCCATCCTGGCCACCGGGATGGTCGACGGCATGGAGACCAGCTACGCCCGGCTCGAGCGCGACGTCATCGGCTGA
- a CDS encoding ArsR/SmtB family transcription factor, whose translation MVVRLELTHTEVDRIFRALADATRRDILRRTMAGGASVSQLAAAYDMSFAAVQKHVAVLEGARLVTKQQRGRERIIRGDPEVVQKAQALLNRYEEIWRSRIDRLDSLLAED comes from the coding sequence ATGGTTGTACGACTCGAGCTCACCCACACCGAGGTGGACCGCATCTTCCGGGCCCTCGCCGACGCCACGCGCCGCGACATCCTGCGTCGCACGATGGCGGGGGGAGCATCGGTGTCCCAGCTGGCGGCCGCGTACGACATGTCCTTCGCGGCCGTCCAGAAGCACGTTGCCGTGCTGGAAGGAGCCCGTCTCGTGACCAAGCAACAACGTGGCCGCGAACGCATCATCCGCGGAGACCCCGAGGTGGTGCAGAAGGCGCAGGCCCTGCTGAACCGCTACGAGGAGATCTGGCGCTCTCGGATCGACCGACTCGACTCCCTGCTCGCCGAGGACTGA
- a CDS encoding dihydrofolate reductase family protein: protein MTRVRIDLFSSLDGYTSAGGSPENPMGEDWGLLTTAYVATRTVKERVFGDTSGTGTTGVDDAYAAASFEGIGAEIMGAAMFGLHSFPDDPGWKGWWGDEPPFGFPVYVLTSTAPRPEVEMRGGTSFRFRDASLDCVLAEASEAAGALDVRVGGGIGTARSFLRAGLVDDLHVAVAPVLLDRGHRVWEDLRGLERTHRMTSEVAESGTIHVTFSR, encoded by the coding sequence ATGACCCGCGTCCGTATCGACCTCTTCAGCTCTCTCGACGGCTACACCTCGGCCGGCGGCAGTCCCGAGAACCCGATGGGGGAGGACTGGGGTCTCCTGACCACCGCCTACGTCGCGACCCGCACCGTCAAGGAGCGCGTCTTCGGCGACACCAGCGGCACGGGCACCACCGGTGTCGACGACGCCTACGCCGCGGCGTCCTTCGAGGGCATCGGCGCCGAGATCATGGGTGCCGCCATGTTCGGTCTGCACTCGTTCCCGGACGACCCCGGTTGGAAGGGCTGGTGGGGTGACGAGCCACCGTTCGGCTTCCCGGTCTACGTCCTCACCAGCACCGCACCACGGCCCGAGGTCGAGATGCGGGGAGGGACGTCGTTCCGGTTCCGCGACGCCTCTCTCGACTGCGTGCTCGCCGAGGCGAGCGAGGCCGCTGGCGCGCTCGACGTGCGCGTCGGGGGCGGCATCGGCACCGCCCGATCGTTCCTGCGTGCCGGCCTCGTCGACGACCTCCACGTCGCCGTCGCGCCCGTCCTGCTCGACCGCGGTCACCGCGTGTGGGAGGACCTGCGCGGGCTGGAGCGCACCCACCGCATGACGTCCGAGGTCGCCGAGAGCGGCACGATCCACGTCACCTTCTCGC